One segment of Triticum aestivum cultivar Chinese Spring chromosome 2A, IWGSC CS RefSeq v2.1, whole genome shotgun sequence DNA contains the following:
- the LOC123186026 gene encoding transcription factor MYC2 — protein sequence MDDLLSPCSSFLPPSPSSHFSTVGQQVLEFVSREVPEQWLFDDGTMCQNADRELSPTGRTLLRSAELSELPPSLPATLQCQTKRRGRKPGPRSDGRHSAVSHVQAERLRRDKLNRRFCDLRAAVPNVSRMNKASLLADAVAYIAELRSRVARLEDEANKELEQSSVAASKFLQVDEAVDVRMVGSDAAAVRVTTAASHAPARLMGALRSLELQVQHACVSRVQGVTLQDVVVDVPPSMQDADGLRSALLQTLQDSA from the coding sequence ATGGACGATCTCCTCTCTCCGTGCTCCTCCTTCCTTCCACCCTCACCGTCCTCCCACTTCTCCACCGTAGGCCAGCAGGTGCTCGAGTTCGTGTCCCGGGAAGTTCCCGAACAATGGCTGTTCGACGACGGCACGATGTGCCAGAACGCGGACAGGGAGCTGTCTCCCACAGGGAGAACGCTCCTCCGGAGCGCTGAGCTCTCCGAGCTGCCACCGAGCCTCCCGGCAACGCTGCAGTGCCAAACCAAGCGGCGGGGCCGGAAACCCGGGCCCCGCTCTGACGGTCGCCATAGCGCGGTCAGCCACGTGCAGGCCGAGCGGCTGCGCCGCGACAAACTGAACCGTCGGTTTTGCGACCTCCGAGCTGCCGTCCCCAACGTGTCCCGTATGAACAAGGCATCACTCCTGGCAGACGCCGTCGCCTACATCGCGGAGCTGCGCTCCCGCGTGGCGCGCCTCGAGGACGAGGCCAACAAGGAACTGGAGCAGAGCTCTGTGGCCGCTTCCAAGTTCCTGCAGGTAGATGAAGCGGTGGACGTGCGGATGGTGGGAAGTGACGCGGCCGCGGTGCGTGTGACCACAGCGGCCAGCCACGCTCCGGCGCGGCTGATGGGCGCGCTCCGGTCGCTGGAGCTGCAGGTGCAGCATGCCTGCGTTAGCCGCGTGCAAGGCGTGACCCTGCAGGACGTCGTCGTGGACGTGCCACCCTCGATGCAGGACGCCGACGGCCTCCGCTCGGCGCTGCTCCAGACGCTGCAGGACAGCGCCTAG